The following is a genomic window from Rhododendron vialii isolate Sample 1 chromosome 9a, ASM3025357v1.
ATGATAGCCTGAACATGGCTCCCGCTGGTTTACACTGTTGGGTGTTTTCGGTTTTGCCCTAACAGTAATGTGGAGTCATGCGCTTGTCTGTTGGTGGGTCTACGGGTTTTCCCGTCTCCTCCCTTCGACGTCTTGGGTGATCCTTTGCTACCATTGTTGGATCTGTGATTCAACCAAAGCTTTTTCAGAGATTTCTCTTACAAGTTTTGTTGGTGCAAAGACCGTCGGGTGGCGTTGTTCTGTGTTGATGGGGTTGCTTGGCGACCTCGTGGTCAGCGGTggtttgggtgtgtgtgtgtgttggtttCTTGGTCTCTATACCTCTACAGCGACGGATATATATCTCGCGACGGTTTGGCCGACGATTAATGAACTGTTGCCTTAGCGACGCTTTTTGTGTTCTTTAGTGACGCTTATGATCATTGCTAGATcccgattttcttgtagtgagtttTTGGGTTGTAGTGGGAGCTGGTAGTAGTGGGGCCATGGTGAGAGCTTGCGGATATGGTGGAaggggttgtggtggtggtagattTTGGTTGTGGGGTTGCGAGGGGCTTTGGTGGTTTTGGTGGTGATGGGGGCTGTGGTGGCTGTGGTGGAAGGGGTTTGGGTGTCACGATGGAGAAGGGTTGGTTCTGGGAATTTTTCGGTATCAGCTTCTAGGTTGTCGCCAGTACTACTAGATGCTTTCGATTTTGGGCCTAACGACAATGATAGCCTGAACATGGCTCCCGCTGGTTTACACTGTTGGGTGTTTTCGGTTTTGCCCTAACAGTAATGTGGAGTCATGCGCTTGTCTGTTGGTGGGTCTACGGGTTTTCCCGTCTCCTCCCTTCGACGTCTTGGGTGATCCTTTGCTACCATTGTTGGATCTGTGATTCAACCAAAGCTTTTTCAGAGATTTCTCTTACAAGTTTTGTTGGTGCAAAGACCGTCGGGTGGCGTTGTTCTGTGTTGATGGGGTTGCTTGGCGACCTCGTGGTCAGCGGTGGTTTGGGTGGAGGTTGAGGTTGCTTTTGATGGGCTTTTTCGCGTTGTTGTCATTTTCATGTGTTGTTGCAGAGCGTTTCATTTCTTGGGTTGGTCCTTAGAGTAGTTAGCAGTATGAGATTAGCGGGTAGGTTGAGTGTCGACTGTGatgcatttttgttttgatatctTATACTTTTTATCCTTTTAacctttggttaataaaatctttctttgttgttcaaaaaaatttgtttccgctaaatggtattttagttaacggtcttgctattgtcagtccactgggctgacaataagcatactaaaagacaagaaaaacacgtatttctgtatactttttatacctttaatacacattcacacactcactattgtcagcccattgggctgattttagaattttcctttagTTAATAGTATATAAGAGTAGAATGACTTGCCTACAAAACCGTTAAAACATGGGCTTTAGTTTTCTCTTTTTAAGTTTGATGGTGAGAGGCATACGGGCCAGTttacgcacacctcaactaatttcctCTCCAATCCAAATAAAGACAGATCATCAACGTTGAAATTAGGGGATTTAAAAGAAGAGTgctgctatatacaccgaccggccggggagggaaatcgtaccgacggccgcgccaggCCGTCTCAGGCCatcggatggccgatccgagccgtccaaaaattctttaaaaaaaaaaaccgagggacagatcgcgggaatcaacggcatccgaggtgtatagAGTgattgatccgagcacccctttttcgtgtatatacaccccttttttcgtgtgtatatatatatgatttttttaaaaaaaaatttagacgactcggatcggccgtccagtggccgaaGACGGCCTGGCGCAGCCGTCGATACGATTTCCCTGCCAGCCGGTCAGTACCTATATCTTTAGCGTTAAAAGAAGGCTTTTAGTCAATGGGGAAACTCACCCTGAGTCCTCCGTGCCCAAAGGGCCAACAATGAATCATCTCCTTATAAAAAGGCCTAACAAAAGAGAATCACCTCCGTTCAAAGGGAAAATGAAGGttcaggatgtgttttgataattaacacCCATTAAGGAcactgagaacatttgttaatgttaaaaatatttttagcaggtattaattatcaaaacacgtccttagccgcACATCATTTTCCCTCGTTCAAAATATCATGTTCCAATTTGGATCATGTTGAGTTATTTTGTAGTTGGGCCATTGTGTAAAAAAGATAGGCCCAAGGTCCAATATCACTTTgatttaaatatatataaaaaaaaggtcCATTATCACTTAAAAAAAGGGTCCATTATCATAAGAACGTACGAGTATAAAACATCACATGTGTTTGAACTATCTAGAATGAACGAGAAAAAGAAACAGTGTCTCTCTCCTGTTCTTAcgggaaattaatttttttcaaggaTATTCCAGGCCAGTTTGTGCGCCATTTCACATGCTTAAGCTTGAAGTGAGGTGACTCTAAGaattgtaaacaaaaaaaatcaaatctgaAATCTTAGGATAGAGCAAACACTTAAATTCCGGGCCAATACTAGGTACTTGGCCAACACCTTGAGATTACAGGAAATTAATTTGCTTGTTTAGTTCTTAATTACTCCTTCGTAAACCTATAGCCcaagcaaggaaaaaaaagaaaagaaaaaatagaaagactCCTTCATCAATCCTTtagccttttctttttttttgtttttgttttatcttctTATCCATACAAAACTGAAGACCAGCACGGTCATATAGACTTTACATAGGAGATCGATGGTTAACCAACTGCCAAATAATTGTGGTGGGTCGGGTAAAAGTTTTTGAACATCAGAAATTTACGCAAAGAACCATACGGCATCTACGAAAAAGGGATCAATAACAGAAATAGATAGATCGAGGAAAAGCAAACGTACAGTTGGGAACATCATCAAAGCAGCTGAAGAGGCCGGTGGACCACGGGGCCTCGGTCCCGGGTGGAGTTTGAACCGGCGGATTTCCGGAGATTAGTTGTGGAGGATCAGCCGAGTGTTTTTGATAATCTATATCAGTAGCAGTACTACTTGAGTATGAGGAATACATCGTTGTATACCCttacttcaaaaaaattctaacacGATGAGAAATATTGTTATATGATGCTTATAAATTTTgcataaatagagagagagagagagagagagagagagagagagattgaaatgGACAGATTTGGAAGGGAATGTTGGTTGAAAAGTCAAGCACATGGCGGATGCCAGCATACTTGAAACGTGATCCAAAACACAGAAGGAAAGCTTTGACACGTAACCCCATTTTAGATGTTTTTCCCCATCTCGCTGGAGTTTCAACCAAATTTGGGCTATTCCAATCTAGCCAGGTGCTAACTCCATCTGAGGATTTTAGTGGTGCAATTAAGCTAGCTAGCTTTGTTAACTGATTCCACTAAATAATTCAGATTACTAACTTTATTAATTTGACCTTTCGATATTGAAAGATGTCATCCCCCCAATTGGTTATACTTAGCCACATGGTGCTAGCATAGTGGTTATAGAATTCTGGATTCCATTAGGGAGGTCTTGAGGTCAAACAATATTGCTCCATTCAAAGGTGGCTTTGTAGCCTAACTTCTTTTCAACAAACGTCTCTATGTTTTTATTTGCACATGCAGAGACTGAATCACAAAGAGTTAGGCTTTCATAAGAATGAATCCAACCAGGGGCATAGTCGCACAGGCTCTTGTCGGATGTCAAAAGTGATTCCACTATCTCTATACTCTATAGATTTTCAGAGTGTGCATTTAGTGCAAAATGAGCTCACCTCAAGTCATAGTCTAGGACTAGGACTAAATTTTCTTAACTCATGCACCTTACCTCTATTTTCATAACCACTCGTATTAATGcaaaaccgttttggtgtgggtcgTGTACGTACCTAGCATTTTAGGTCTGAGCTTTTTGGATCCTTAGTGGTTGTGGTAGGTTTAATTCAAATAAGATAAAAATCACTATGCTCTGTTTAGAAATCCCTTTGCATTTGTTTTCTgccaaagagaaaaaaagaaaaaagaaaaaagaaaaatataaagaatggagatggagatggagatggaaaAAAGCACAAGGAGGCACAAGGAGTTTGGAGGGGGAATGGGCAATAATTGTGTTAACACTAAACCCACAGGTATTTTCAAAGCCCCACCACTAAAACACTGGACAAAAAGTGACCTTAAAAAGCATGCAACACATGGTTTCCGGTCATTTCCAGAGTCGATAAGAACACATGACGATGCTTATTGCTCACATGGTGGGCTGTATATATGTACGTACCACCATCCAAAGCTTTTCTCCAATTCAAATTGCActtttgaagtttgaaccaTTCCCATTTCCCACCATGTGCCAATCTGACCCCACGGATGACGGATATCTTCCTTTATAATGTTCGTGTAAAtgtaacctctctttttttttttaatggcaaaaaaaattcattaatctctgaaattattacaaagattaatagaaaTAAGAAATGATGATATCAAATTCCTAACCTGAGACCCAAACGATCTACAATGCTAAGAATAATCATATGCCCATCCGATATCCATTCCTCAAGTTTAGCAAGCAACCAAACACGGAAAATCAATTGGAACAAAAACCCACACCCATAGGCCTAAACGCCCATATAATTAAATGAAAAACCAAACATCAAAGGACCTAAAAGCCTAAATAATAGGACAAACCCAATCAATATagctcaaacaaaaccctagataCTGCTGACAAGATCTACCGCCAATACCTCCATCGTCCGCCGCCAGCCACCACGGCAAAAGGATAGCACCACCTTCAGCCACCACACCAGACAGCCCGGAGAGTCACCCAAAAGCTGCCGCCACCCCCACAAACCATTAGGCCAAGAACCGAGTGAACTCAAGAGAAACATTGGTGGAGACACGCAAACCCAAGCAACCACATCCCGCCGAGCCGGCCAAGCTGTTAGGCGAAACCGGAAAACCCCAACAGGTTGACTGGCGGCCGACCAACACAAGGATGAGAGAGGGAAGGCGGCCGGCGAAGAGAACCAATGGAAGAAACCAGTAGAAGAGAGGCTGAACAGCAGCAGCGGCAAGGATCAAAGAATCGAGCTCCGGAGCCAACGCCGCCGCAAAAGCCCCCAAATTGTCGTGAACCTGCCTAATCACAGATCCCAAAAACGATTGAAAGCCTTCATCGCCGTGAACCCACCACTACAGATCTGCACAGCCCCTCACCACCGAGCACGAAGCAAATGCAAGGGCTGACAAACGCCACGCGCCACCCAACCATCGTGAGCCCGCCGAGTCGCAAGCCCCAAAAGCAGATGAGGGCACCGGCAACGGTAAACCCACCACATCTGATTGCCCAAATGCGTACACCTgcaaaacgaaacaaaaaagaGGGAAGGCAACCCGGGGGAGGAGGGTGGAGACCGGCTCCCCTCCAGGCAGCAGATCTGGATGAATCGGGAGTCAAGTAGAGCACTTTCTTAAGCCTTTGGAAAGCCGGGCTTCGTGTAAATGTATCCGATGATCATCCAACGTTGGAAGTAACTTAACAAAACTAGCTTCATTACGGCGGATCTTCCCATTTCAAACCTTGAGTTTCGTTAATtccattttactttttataagAAATATTGTCAAATGCAGCGGCCAAATCGAAAGtcacagaaaaatattcattcatcccgttaatttttttgaattgagaAATAAGGAGATGATTTCGCAACCTCATCCTTCCCAACTTgttcttttttctcaaaaattgcAGCCATCAATTTTTAGTTGTTTATCACCACATACTCAACAATAGGGCTATATTAGTGGTTCACTTCTTATACCTCGTCCTTAACTCAGAACAAGAAAATCCATACATACACATAGATACAAAACCATTAAAACTAGGTAGGAAACTAGAAATTACActttctctcaatttttttccccttctaatTGATTGGCCACAAAACAAATCTTAATTCTCaccataataataaaaataataataataataataagtagGGTGACCTTAGCCCACCACTACTAGTAACATTATCTCCTCTTCTACCCACTCTTTCGGCATAGAAATCAAGTATGGGCCGAAAAGAATGCCAAGAGGCCCACCAACGGCGCGTTTATGTACGTTGTGGGCTCGGACTCCTGGAAGTAAGGCCTCGAGTCCGGGAAGGAATCTGTGCTGTTGGGCCCACCCACAACTGCTCCGACTAATATATTCGGGTTTGGATTCGGAGTTAGGTAGTATAGAGACCCGGCCTTGCACCCGATGTGGGCCGGGTGGGCCGCCACGGATGGGAGTGAGCTGCCCCGATGGTGTATCCTTCGTGGGTAGCGTCCGCCGTATCCTACCATGTACGACATCCTCATTGGATTATCCCCTAGAATGTAGTCCACCTGCGTAGGGAAAGCAACAAACAATAAGCATTGTTAATCAGTAAAGAGTGTATTTTGCTTTTATCCCTCAAACTATATGCATTTAGTCTATTTCGTCGCTAAACTATTTAAACGACAATTTTTCCCGTTAACTTTCTAGGTAAAATTTTGTCCAATTTCGTACGATTTTGGACAAAATATTTTGCAAATCGGAAGCTGAGGGGACAAAATTGTAATTTACATAGTTAAAGgatgaagttgaaaaaaatggagagtttaggggataaaagcGAAAAAAAATCATCAGAAAACTCATAATGTCGTGTTTGCAACACCAGATTATTTTcgacagaacaaaaaaaaattgttcgaattgagtcaaaattaaatttatttagattATGACTAATCAATTTTATTCTTATGCTAAGGAGTAATTTAGAAGGAATATTTTTCGGGCTTTGCTCCAAAACATATGTATAAATTGTGCCCGTTTTAAACCTTATTGAGCACATTTGTCACAgcaaaattcaagttgatcgAATACCAGTTGATAATATTTCGGGATATATTTGTTTTGAGATAAATGTGAAATAGTTTCTTCTTATGTTCCCAGACAAGTATATCctaaaatcatatcaaacgatattcgatcaaaataatttttggcgTAATTGATAGTCTCAACGACGTCTAAAATATGAACAGCTTGGATCAAAGTGGTCCCGAGAAAGGTCCACAAACGAGATAACTAGACAGTCTAGCTAGTCCATCTTCACGGCCTGGAGAGGACCTCATCCCATATGTCTACGGCACTAGTGGACCGCATATATGCCCGGGCATTACACCTGTGACCTGTGGGTCCATCCCTTGTGGACTATTAGGAGACAAAAAAGATGGATTTGTAGCCGTTGATTGTTTTAACGGTGATGTGGATGGGGGTATACGGGAACAAGGGTGGGACAGAAAGTTACCTGACGTTTGGCAAGCTGTTTGAGGAGAGCAGGAGAGACTGATCGCCCTTCACATGGCACGATATGGTTAGAGTGGCTCAGATAATTAGAATAGGCCAGCAGTAGGAACGACAGAGACGTTACATGCTGCATGTTACTCCCTCCTGCTTTGAAGATCAGTCCACCTTTTTGTCCCAATCACGAAAATTCACAAACCAAAAATGATTCATTATCAGCGGAAAGATAACGtgccataataaaaaaaaaaaaaacaaatgaaatacaCAGATACGGAACATTATTAGCTTACTTTGATTGATTGAGATACAAGGCTCGGTTTAATTAGCTACACGAAATGGCCAAATGGGGTATAACTATTTCAATCTCTTCACCGCAAAAGGGAATTTTGTGTTGTATAGAAATAACAAAAAGGATATCCTATCCCTCTGGGTTGTGGAAGTGTGGTAATACATGTGGGTTCACACTTTCTGTTTCAATGCCAGGAAGTGTTGACGAAGTCTGACCACAAGAAAGTAATTGCTTTTGAATCTCCTAGTTCTGTCCAGAAGTTAATCAGTCGAGGACGTAAATTGGTCCGAACATCCTTAACCATCGAGCgaaaaagaacgaaaaaaaaaggaatgaatCCTTTTTTTAGGTTCCACATCTCTGCTTTGCTGGCGTGCTGGAGTATTAGTTTATCCCCTTTATCCAatgggcattttttttttctattcttgGTCACGAGTTTATCCAATGGATGGAGTGcagcaaaagaaaaggaaccaaCAATACGACAAATATATGTTCAACATAAGGCGTGGTGAACTTGATTCTGCTATAATTTCTAAGAAAGTATACCTGGAGAGTATTGAACTTGAGCATGAGAAATTCCAGGCAATATAGAACAAATGAAGCCATCCGCGTTGTTTTGAAACGATCTAAGATCATCTGCTCTTCCCATCAGCACTTCCTGTCGTGGAATTTCACATTTAGAAATAACCATTTCGAAAAAGTCTAAATATAGACACACAGGTACATAAATTAACATTGCAAATACTGATACACCCATGTGAGTCCTTGGTAAATGCTActtcctccatcccattttatttttctttttttatttttcgtgtCGTTCTTGAAAcgtttatatttttcaataatgTTTTTCGTAATTTTAACTTTGTATCATAGCACCAAttgaaaactatcaaacaatatccatattgtatattttttgaaattcatattgaaatatataagcgATTGAAAATTGATaccaatgaaaaagaaaaaaaagacagagaaaATAGGACTAGATTATAGCGTACATACATAGGTCAGACCTAAAGGAAATCTAGTAATTATAGCTTAGTTCCATTTCAGGACCCACAGCTGTGTAAAGCTAGCTAACCACAGAGATAGCTTTAACAAATTGAAGTAAGGTCAATTAAATGCATGATTTCATGGCTACGGAATCTGCAGCCCACAATTAGGAgactgatgagagagagaggagaggttGCAATCACTTTTCAGCAAAAAAGTAAATGAACTGAAATGATATTAGTAGAGCTGAGGATGGCAAGAAACTGTGGCACCACGCCTTTTTGCACATGCATGCAGCAGAAAACCCACATGGTTTGGGGCACCATCATTTTACGAATTTcccaaaaataaatcaattgcCCTATTCATAGAGGCCACAGCCCTAATTGGAGACATTAATTCAATTCGAGAGATTTCCAAGAAAGAATTTTGATCTGGTGAAAAGATTCCATTTAATAAAGTCATCCGATACCATGAAAGGAATTATATCGaattcaagagaaaaaaaaatgtaagtatcCGTCAagaaaaaagatgaacaaattaaagaaaaaagaaaacttttctAGACTTGAACATCATGCTCTTAAAACAAACCGTAAAAACGGATCGAAAACGAGTTCGAGCGACATTGCAAGCCAaagatcaataaaaaaaaaaatttgcacatTGTTATTTTGTCAACAAAGCAAAAGTGCCCACAGGAAACCCACAAAAGCATAAACTGCAATCATATGCAGTAATCAACTCTTTGTTactgaacaaaaagaaaaataaatcaacTCTTTGTTAGACTATTTACTCTGATTTTTTACTATTTCCCTTCCAAGCAATTAAAGCCCGTCCTTTGTGGGACCCCGCTTCAATACAGGAGATATCCATTCCGTACCATGTGATTCGCTGATAATACTATATAAATCTCTACTACGGAGTAATATAATAATGAATCAAgcaatccaaaaacaaaataaacaaggaCAAGAAGAATATACTATTACTGCCCAAGAGGGGAGACAAGGATAAATTTTAGTAGAGACAAACATTCACAGTAACGAGTTACTATTGTATGGGGAAAGTAAAACAAAGGTTCCCTTTTATCCGGGTTTTAATTAAGATTCAGGGTTAAGGTTGGAGGGGGTGAGCTAACCTTGGAAATGAGAACATTAATCCCGGCGTGCTTGTTATCCCAACCGAATTCATTGATAGTCTCCCCTGCTCTTAGGATCACCTCGTTATTCACTATGTATTCTCTGTACTCGCGCCTCCTCGATGCTTTGTGCAACCACGCCGCTCCCCAAAGCAACTCATCCTACACTATTAGTATTACGTTACACacattttgtaaaaatcaagaaaatcaaCGGCTCCGTTTTGTTCAAAAAGTCTACAAGCAAAACTTTACAACAACTTCGTCTGGACCCGATCGATACATGTGGATCCACGTGCATCGAAATGTTCCGAACACAATTGTGTTTGGAATTGTGTTGTGATGGCAGGATTGCTTTATCTTTACCTGGTAACCGTTGTTGTCGCAGTAAAAAGGGCAAACACCAGAGCGGAGGCTGTTGCTATACGCGCCACGATGCATGTCAGCAAACTCGAACACCTGCCAAGCACATGGCCGTTTCACACAACGGTCAATTGATACGTACGTACACGCATACATATAATACTCTGTACCTATACCTCTTTATATAAGAAGGCCTTTTTTTATGCAAGAATGCAGGGAAGCATGTTTTAATAGTAAATAATAATTCactaataaataataatatcaaTACCCAACCCATGGGCCATGTTAAAATGCAAACCCAACAACTCATGCATGCCTTCGTTATAGCaagtttttaatatattttttcccctaTAACGGATGCTTGAGCCAGTTTGCGCgtacgcacctcgactaattttgtgCCTCAACATTAAACTGGATAAACCTCTAGCGGTCTCAAGATTTGGAACCTTTTCGAAACTTTGTTTACTATGTAGGACCAAGAAAGGGGGACAACGGGTAggagaaaatgagaggaaaaatacAATTGATGATTTTACATCCGTGTTATTTTTCTTGCAGTATGTACAAATGACTCCGAATGTCCACAATGCCCCCCTATTAACTCCCGAAAAGTGTCGCAAACTCACATGTGAATATAAATtttgacttgttcagtgcaggAATGACAAATGTACACACTGTTGGAAATCTTCCGTGACCAAATGTCAGATCATATGGGAAATAATTCCctaaaaaattttgtttttaatctggaccgttcaaaacacttttggacggtctgtATGTGCCGAGTGGCACAACGTGCTACCCACCCGACACTGAAATGGGTTTTATCTCAGAGTAATTAATAAACTACAGTACTAGTAAAGTATCCCACGAACCATACTTTTACTACTCCGATTTTCCATGTACTATCCCTATTAGATCAGAAAATTAACACGGAAAAGCAGGAATAAGAAGCCAACTCTTTTCACTCTCTTGATTTCTCATTCACATGACGGCCATAAAAGATCATTTCTGAGCAATGCACATGCATACATGTATGTAGCATTTACATGCATCATGAATGTGAAGAGTGACTATAGCTAGGTCACATAATTCACGTGCAGAAGTGCGAGCGTTTTTAAATATATCTTAAATTTACTAAAATTCAAGATGAAAAAAATGCAAGCGCAGtacaaaaattaagaacaaaagcGCAGAACATTTTAAAGAATTAtgcagaaaaacaaacaaactgaTGTGGGGTGCCCACTGGATAGCAAGACGTACCTTAACGGCACGATCGAGGAGGAGGCGAGAGTAACCAGGGTCACGTGACCTGAACACGATGGAAGCAGCAGCCAATGCAGCGGCGGTTTCCCCCGCCACGTCGGACCCCGGGTGGTCCCTATCAATCCTGTACACCGTCCGCAGCGTATCCATGTCCTCGGGCCTCTCCCAGCAATTGTGGTCCGAGAGCGGGTCGCCCACCTGGACGAAAACCACGCCCGGCACCGCCGTCGCCTTCAGCAAGTAGTCCGTCGCCCACCTGACGGCCTTCAGGGCGTTCCCGAGCTCCGGCCCCATGTTCCTCCCGAAGTCTATCACGCTCCACGACAGCAGCGTCGCCGTGAACGCCATCGGGAACCCGAACTTCACGTTGTCCCCGGCGTCGTAGTAGCCCCCCGTCAAGTCTACCTGTTCGAAAGAGAGTAGGAAAATTAGTGTGAATTAGGAGTGAAGGGAATGCGGAGTcagggctgcaaatgagccgagctacgGAGTGTTGGAGCTCGCTTCATAGCTCGTCTCATTCGACATTAGCCTGGTTCGAGCTCGATTACTTGGGCCGAAGTAATTGAGCTCGGTCCACATTATGCGGTGGTGGAGGGATTTACCCCGGCGGTGGCACCGTCGCGCAATGCGGAGTCTCTGCGCCACCGGATGCGTTGGTCCGGCGGGAGAGGGCCGGATCGCTGGCCTTCGAAGAAGAGGATGCTCTTCCGGAAAGCGTCGGAGTAGTCGTGGCCGTAGCCGGAGCCGGAGGAGGAACTCAGGGAGAGAAGCAGAACGAGGAGAAAATGCGGTAATTTCGCCCGAGAAATGCGAGCATTTGGCGCCATTTTTCCCACTCCTCTGCTTTCTGGCTTGCTTGCTGGTTTAGCAAAGTGGGAACCGGTTGTGGTTCTTTTTATGAGGAGAAAAAATCGTTCATTGGATTCGAAGGAGTGGGCCAGGGAATGGCGGACACGTGGGAGGCTGTGAGTGGATAGAGTTGAGATACCGATGACAGCAGGGTTTGACCGGTTCGTTGAGGGTTTTGACGGGTCTTATTCGGGTCGGGGTTGAGGGTTTTTATGAGGGTCGGTACTCGGTAGGGTATCTCACTGGttccataaataaataaataaatgaatgaGGTTGGTTGAGTAACCGTTTATTGGTGGTAAACACATGGATCGTCTGGGAAAGTACTGGACGGTTTGGACCCTACCTAAGGAAGAAGGGACCATGATTTGCCTTGAGAGCTCTACTTGCATACTTGGTCGAATCATAGCCGTTTGATGCGTACAACTTTTAAAGTCTCGATTGCAATTACTCCACTTATTAGTATGCCCACCTCACCTCTGCAAGTgagttttttcctctctctctctctctctctctctctctctataggaTGTCAGTTGTTATTAATTGAAGCTGGAGTTACTGTTGAACACTTAACACTTCTCaaggagaagtttttcagtgccgagggtgggcacgggccacgAGGTGCCGAACATCATCTCAACCGTCCAAACATGTTTTAGACGGTATAAATTTATTTGGATAATTTTGaagtgtaaaattaccaaaacattCTCTCAAGCCTAAATAGATCTGGACCGTCTAAAACAAGTTTGAACAGACAAGATGGTGCTCGGTACCACGTAGCCTGTGCCCACCCgtcactgaaaaatttctccttgagAGTTATGGGTATAGTCGGCTTTTTACATCCTTGTCTTGATTGCTTGTTGACATATTTATTTTCTACTTCGTGGTTGTCCAAACACAGTGatacataaaaagaaaaaatttcatatgAAAAGAAGTTCAGGTGTTCGAAACCATCATCCCTCATGGAattggttttggaaaattttcggCATGGAGTACATGCATATGTCACCACAT
Proteins encoded in this region:
- the LOC131301856 gene encoding endoglucanase 8-like, with the translated sequence MAPNARISRAKLPHFLLVLLLSLSSSSGSGYGHDYSDAFRKSILFFEGQRSGPLPPDQRIRWRRDSALRDGATAGVDLTGGYYDAGDNVKFGFPMAFTATLLSWSVIDFGRNMGPELGNALKAVRWATDYLLKATAVPGVVFVQVGDPLSDHNCWERPEDMDTLRTVYRIDRDHPGSDVAGETAAALAAASIVFRSRDPGYSRLLLDRAVKVFEFADMHRGAYSNSLRSGVCPFYCDNNGYQDELLWGAAWLHKASRRREYREYIVNNEVILRAGETINEFGWDNKHAGINVLISKEVLMGRADDLRSFQNNADGFICSILPGISHAQVQYSPGGLIFKAGGSNMQHVTSLSFLLLAYSNYLSHSNHIVPCEGRSVSPALLKQLAKRQVDYILGDNPMRMSYMVGYGGRYPRRIHHRGSSLPSVAAHPAHIGCKAGSLYYLTPNPNPNILVGAVVGGPNSTDSFPDSRPYFQESEPTTYINAPLVGLLAFFSAHT